CGATGTGCGGTTGTTCCGCAACGAGATTCACATCACTCACCCGCGGGTGATCCCGGCCGGCGCCCCGGCCGGCAAGGATCTGCCGTGGGCGGTGCGGCTGCAGGGCAAGCGAGTGGCGGTGCTGGTCGCCGACATCGACTCCTGAGCCGGCTGGCTCACATGTCCAGGCCGATGTCGAGCACGCGCACCGAGTGGGTGAGCGCCCCGACCGCCAGGTAGTCCACCCCGGTGCCGGCGTAGTCGGCGGCGTTCTGCAGGGCGAGCCCGCCGGAGGACTCCAGCAGCACCCCCGGGGCGGTGGCATCGCGGCGTTGCACCGCGATCTGGGTCTGCCAGACCGGGAAATTATCCAGCAGGATCAACCCGACGTCCTCGGCGAGCACCGCGTCGAGTTGTTCGAGGGAGTCCACCTCGACCTCGCACAACAGCTCCGGGGCGGCCCGGCGCACCGCGTGCAGGGCCGCCACCACCGACCCGGCCGCCGCGACGTGGTTGTCCTTGATCAGCGCGGCGTCGCCGAGGCCCATGCGGTGGTTGACGCCGCCGCCGACCCGGACCGCGTATTTCTGCAGGGCGCGCAGCCCGGGCAGCGTCTTGCGGGTGTCGCGGATGCGCGCGCGGGTGCCGCGGACCGCGTCGGCCCACGCCGCGGTGGTGGTCGCCACCCCGGACAGGTGGCAGACCAGATTCAGCAGGGTGCGCTCGGCGGTGAGCAGCCCCAAGGTGAGCGCCTCCACCCGCAGCAGCGGCGCGCCGGCCGGCAGCCTGGTGCCGTCCTCGACCCGGTCGAGGACGCGGAACCCCTCGGGGCCGAGGACCTCGTCGAGCACCAGCAGCGCCACGTCCACCCCGGCGATCACGCCGGGCTCCCGGGTGACCAGGGCGCCGGTGGCCATCGCGCCCTCGGGCACCGTCGCCAGCGTGGTGATGTCCGGCCCGTAGCGCAGATCCTCATCGAGGGCGCGGGCGATGACCGCGCGCGCCTCGGCCAACTCGTGGGGGGCCAACTCAGGGGTGGGGAACGTCATCAGCACGCCACCGCCGGGGAGACCGCGCGCACCACGTCGCCGACGAGTTCGACCGGGTTGGGCCGGGCCTGGCCGGCGTCGGTGCCCGGATGCTCGCCGCGGTGGTGGCAGCCGCGACTCTCGGTGCGCAGGCCGGCGGCGAGCGCCACCGCCTGCGCGGTCAGCGTCAGGGCGGCGTCTTCCACCGCGGCCGGATCCCGCAGGGCGCGCGGCGCGGCCGTGCCCACCAGGTCGGTGAGCCGGGCCACTCCGGCCGCGTCGCGCAGCACGCCGGCGTCACGGCTCATCGCCGGCTGCAAGGTGGGGCGCGCGACGGCGCGTGGCGACGGCGGGCCCGGCCAGCGCGTTTTCGGCCGGGCGGCGCCGCGGGCGTAGCCGGCGGCCGCACGCCCGGCGCGTCCCCCGACCACCAGGCCCTCCAGCAGGCTGTTGGAGGCCAGCCGGTTGGCGCCGTGCATGCCGGTGCGGGCCACCTCCCCGGCGGCGAACAGACCCGGCACGGCGGTCTGGCCGTGCACGTCGGTCAGCACCCCGCCGCAGCTGTAATGCGCCCCGGGCACCACCGGGATCGGCTGGCGGGCCGGGTCGATGCCGGCGCGCCGGCAGGCGGCGGTGACGGTCGGGAACCGCTCGGCGACGTCGTCGAGGGCCCGGGCGTCGAGGAACACGCACGGATCGCCGGTGGCGCGCAGCCGGGCGGCGATCGCGGCCGCGACGACGTCGCGCGGCGCCAGATCGCCCATCGGGTGGACCCCGTCGGTCACCGCGTCGCCGCGGGCGTCGCGCAGCACCGCGCCCTCCCCCCGGATCGCCTCGGTGACCAGGGGGCGCTGCGGCCCGCCCGGCCCGCCGTAGAGCATCGTCGGGTGGAACTGGATGAACTCCAGGTCGGCGACCGGAGCGCCGGCGCACAGGGCCAGCGCGATCCCGTCCCCGGTCGAGCCGGCCGGGTTGGTGGTCGCCGCATACAGCTGCCCGAGCCCGCCGGTCGCCAGGATCACCGCGGGCGCCTCCAGCACGCCGAGCCCGTCGGCGCCGAGCACCTGCACCCCGGTGACGGTGCCGCCGGTGTCCGCGCGCAGCACCCGCACCGCCACCTCGCCGGTGCGGATGTCCAAGGCGACCGCCGCGGCGTCCAGAGCGCGCTGCACCTCTGCTCCGGTGGCGTCGCCGCCGGCGTGCAGGATGCGGCGCCGCGAGTGCCCGCCCTCGCGGGTCAGCGCCCAGCGGCGCGGGGCGGCCTCATCGAACCGCGCGCCGGCACCCACCAGTTCGCTGACCGCGGCGAATCCGTCGGCGACGATCGAGGACACCGCGGCGGGGTCGCAGAGCCCCCCGCCGGCGGCCACGGTGTCGGCGACGTGGGCCTGCACCGAATCGGCGGTCCGCGGCAGCACCACCGCGATGCCGCCCTGGGCGTGGCGGGTCGCCGTCGATCCGGCCTTGGCCAACACCACCACGCGCGCCCCGGCCCGATGGGCGGCCAGCGCGGCGGTGAGCCCGGCGACCCCGGTGCCGATCACGGCGACGTCGGCGCGCTGGACCCAGGCTGGGCCCACGCTCATTCGCCGCTGCCCGGCTGCCCGACCGCGATCATCCGCTGCACCGACGCCAGCGCGGCCTCGCGGGTCGTCGGATCGACGTCGACCTCGTCGGCGCCGTCGACCAGGCAGCGCAGCAGCGCCGCGGGGGTGATCATCTTCATGAACTTGCACGACGCCTTCTCGTTGACCGCCTGGAAGTCGACGTCGGGGGCGGCGTTGCGCAGCTGGTAGAGCATCCCCACCTCGGTGGCCACCAGCACCTTCTTCGCCCCGGTGGACTTCGCCTCCGCCAGCATCCCGCCGGTGGACAAGATTTTGACCTGCTCCTCGGGCACCGTGCCCTCCCCGGCCAGATACAGCGCCGAGGTCGCGCAGCCGCACTCCGGATGCACGAACAGCTCCGCCTCGGGGTTGTCGCGGGTCTGGGCGGTCAGCTCGTCGCCGTTGATGCCGGCGTGCACGTGGCACTCCCCGGCCCAGATGTGCATGTTGGTGCGGTTGGTGATCCGGCGCACGTGCGCGCCGAGGAACTGGTCGGGGCAGAACAGCACCTCGCGGTCGGGGGCGATCGACTCGACGATCTCCACCGCGTTCGACGAGGTGCAGCAGTAGTCGGTCAGCGCCTTGACCGCCGCGGTGGTGTTGACGTAGCTGACCACCGCGGCCCCGGGGTGCTCGGCCTTCCATTCGGCCAGGTCGGCCGCCGTGATCGAGTCGGCCAACGAACAGCCCGCCCGCTCGTCGGGGATGAGCACCGTCTTGTCCGGGCTGAGGATCTTGGCGGTCTCGGCCATGAAGTGCACTCCGCAGAACACGATGGTGTCCTCCGGAGCGGCGGCCGCCGCCCGCGCCAGCGCCAGCGAGTCGCCGACATGGTCGGCGATGTCCTGGATGGCCGGCACCTGGTAGTTGTGCGCCAGGATGGTGGCGTTGCGTGCCTTGGCCAGCCGCCGGATCTCCTGGGCCCACTGTTGGTCGGGTTCCACCCCGCCGTAGCCGGTCGGGGTGTCGACGATCCGGTCAGCCAGGCTGCTCGCCAGGGCGTCCACCGTCGTCAGGCTGGTGCGATTGAGGACCGTCATGGCCATACCCTTCCGCCGCGTAGGTTTTCGACTTACAATCGAAAACATGGTTTATGGTAACACCCGCCACGAGGTGCTCGCCGTGGTGTTCCAGGTTCGCGGCTTGGACGCCAGCGGCTCGATCGCGCCGGGGGTGACGAAACCCCAGCTCAACGTGTTGCTGTGGGAGCGCGCCCGCAATCCCGAACGCGGCGCGTGGTCGTTGCCGGGCGGTCGGCTGCGTGACGACGAAGATCTGGTCAGCTCGGTGCGCCGCCAGCTCGCCGAGAAGGTCGACCTGCAGGAGCTCGCCCATCTCGAACAGCTCGCGGTGTTCTCCGATCCGGGACGCATGCCCGGCCCGCGCACGGTGGCCGCCACGTTCCTGGGTCTGGTCCCCTCCCCCGCCACCCCCGAACTGCCGCCCGACACCCATTGGCACCCGGTGGCCGCCCTGCCCGCGATGGCGTTCGACCACGGCCCGATGGTCGCGCACGCCCATACCCGTCTGGTCGCCAAGATGTCCTACACCAATATCGGGTTCGCTTTGGCGCCAACCGAATTCGTGCTGTCGACATTGCGCGACCTCTATGAGGCCGCGCTGGGTTACCAGGTCGACGCCACCAACCTGCAGCGGGTGCTCACCCGTCGCGGGGTGATCAGCCGCACCGGCACCACCGCGCAGTCCGGGCGCAGCGGCGGGCGCCCGGCGGCGCTGTACCGGTTCACCGAGTCGCGGTTGCGGATCACCGACGAATTCGCCGCATTTCGGCCCCCCGGGGAGAGTCGACTGGATTCTTAGGGTCTCCTTAAGTAAGAATGGTCGGCGGTCCGCCGCTGGGCCACGAAGGGAGACAGCCGATGGGGCCCGGGCAACCCGCGTACGCACTGACCGACGCCGGCCGGCCGCAGTGGATCGGCGCCGCACCGCACGAGGAGCTGCGCCCCGGGGTGCGCCCGCTGCTGCCGGCCGACGATCCGTTCTACCTGCCGCCGTCGGGCTTCGAACACGCCGAGCCGGGCACGGTGCTGCGCTCCCGCGACGTGGAGCTGGCGTTTCTCGGGGTGCTGCCGGTGCGGGTCAGCGCCACCCAGCTGCTCTACCGCACGATGGACATGAACGGCCTCGCCGAGGCGGCGGTGACCACCGTGCTCGCCCCGGTCGGGCGCTGCCCGCGCTCCCCGCGCCCGTTGCTGTCGTATCAGTGCGCGATCGACGCGGTCACCTCCCGCTGCTTTCCGTCGTATGCGCTGCGGCGACGCTCGCAGGCCCTCGGGTCGGTGCCGCAACTGGAGTTTCTGCTGATCGCGGCGGCGCTGGCGGAGGGCTGGACGGTCACGATCCCCGACCACGAGGGCCTCGCCGGGCTGTGGGGCGCACCGTATGAGCCCGGCTACCGGGTGCTCGACGGGGTGCGTGCGGCCCTCGGTCACACGGCGCTCGGGCTGTCCGCCGAGACCCCGGTGGGGCTGTGGGGGTACTCCGGTGGCGGGCTGGCCACCGCGTGGGCCGCCGAGGCGGCCGCGAGCTACGCCTCGGACCTCAACGTCGTCGGCGCGGTGCTCGGCTCCCCGGTGGGCAACCTCGGGGAGACGTTCCGCCGGCTCAACGGCACGTTCTTCGCCGCGCTGCCGGCGCTGGTGATCGCCGCGCTGGCGCACCGCTACCCGGGGCTGCGCACGGTGATCGACGAGCACGCCACCGAGGCGGGCCGGGCGCTGCTGGCCAGGCTGGAGACCATGACCACCGGTGCCGCGCTGCTGAGAATGCGCGGGCTGGACA
This sequence is a window from Mycolicibacillus parakoreensis. Protein-coding genes within it:
- the nadC gene encoding carboxylating nicotinate-nucleotide diphosphorylase; its protein translation is MTFPTPELAPHELAEARAVIARALDEDLRYGPDITTLATVPEGAMATGALVTREPGVIAGVDVALLVLDEVLGPEGFRVLDRVEDGTRLPAGAPLLRVEALTLGLLTAERTLLNLVCHLSGVATTTAAWADAVRGTRARIRDTRKTLPGLRALQKYAVRVGGGVNHRMGLGDAALIKDNHVAAAGSVVAALHAVRRAAPELLCEVEVDSLEQLDAVLAEDVGLILLDNFPVWQTQIAVQRRDATAPGVLLESSGGLALQNAADYAGTGVDYLAVGALTHSVRVLDIGLDM
- a CDS encoding L-aspartate oxidase, producing the protein MSVGPAWVQRADVAVIGTGVAGLTAALAAHRAGARVVVLAKAGSTATRHAQGGIAVVLPRTADSVQAHVADTVAAGGGLCDPAAVSSIVADGFAAVSELVGAGARFDEAAPRRWALTREGGHSRRRILHAGGDATGAEVQRALDAAAVALDIRTGEVAVRVLRADTGGTVTGVQVLGADGLGVLEAPAVILATGGLGQLYAATTNPAGSTGDGIALALCAGAPVADLEFIQFHPTMLYGGPGGPQRPLVTEAIRGEGAVLRDARGDAVTDGVHPMGDLAPRDVVAAAIAARLRATGDPCVFLDARALDDVAERFPTVTAACRRAGIDPARQPIPVVPGAHYSCGGVLTDVHGQTAVPGLFAAGEVARTGMHGANRLASNSLLEGLVVGGRAGRAAAGYARGAARPKTRWPGPPSPRAVARPTLQPAMSRDAGVLRDAAGVARLTDLVGTAAPRALRDPAAVEDAALTLTAQAVALAAGLRTESRGCHHRGEHPGTDAGQARPNPVELVGDVVRAVSPAVAC
- the nadA gene encoding quinolinate synthase NadA translates to MTVLNRTSLTTVDALASSLADRIVDTPTGYGGVEPDQQWAQEIRRLAKARNATILAHNYQVPAIQDIADHVGDSLALARAAAAAPEDTIVFCGVHFMAETAKILSPDKTVLIPDERAGCSLADSITAADLAEWKAEHPGAAVVSYVNTTAAVKALTDYCCTSSNAVEIVESIAPDREVLFCPDQFLGAHVRRITNRTNMHIWAGECHVHAGINGDELTAQTRDNPEAELFVHPECGCATSALYLAGEGTVPEEQVKILSTGGMLAEAKSTGAKKVLVATEVGMLYQLRNAAPDVDFQAVNEKASCKFMKMITPAALLRCLVDGADEVDVDPTTREAALASVQRMIAVGQPGSGE
- a CDS encoding NUDIX hydrolase gives rise to the protein MVYGNTRHEVLAVVFQVRGLDASGSIAPGVTKPQLNVLLWERARNPERGAWSLPGGRLRDDEDLVSSVRRQLAEKVDLQELAHLEQLAVFSDPGRMPGPRTVAATFLGLVPSPATPELPPDTHWHPVAALPAMAFDHGPMVAHAHTRLVAKMSYTNIGFALAPTEFVLSTLRDLYEAALGYQVDATNLQRVLTRRGVISRTGTTAQSGRSGGRPAALYRFTESRLRITDEFAAFRPPGESRLDS
- a CDS encoding lipase family protein produces the protein MGPGQPAYALTDAGRPQWIGAAPHEELRPGVRPLLPADDPFYLPPSGFEHAEPGTVLRSRDVELAFLGVLPVRVSATQLLYRTMDMNGLAEAAVTTVLAPVGRCPRSPRPLLSYQCAIDAVTSRCFPSYALRRRSQALGSVPQLEFLLIAAALAEGWTVTIPDHEGLAGLWGAPYEPGYRVLDGVRAALGHTALGLSAETPVGLWGYSGGGLATAWAAEAAASYASDLNVVGAVLGSPVGNLGETFRRLNGTFFAALPALVIAALAHRYPGLRTVIDEHATEAGRALLARLETMTTGAALLRMRGLDMDDYIDRPLPEILALPQVEHVFADTTLGAAAPVPPVLLVQAVHDPVISVADIDELAETYRAGGTDVTYHRDAFGEHLLLHPLSAPMALRWLTDRFAGRPRTEHRSRTTWPVLFHPATYQGMARLALVTARVLTHRAVRRLPL